The Rhizobiaceae bacterium genome contains the following window.
GTCGGTTGCACACAGCTTGGGGATTTCCGCGCCGCCTTCCATCGCCGCGCGCATGATTGACGTGCCTTCCGGTACGGTGATCTCGACACCGTCCACGGTCAGCGTGACAGTCTTTTCCGCCGCCGAGGCTGGTGTCCCGTAGTCTATCTCGTGAACGAGGCTCATCTCGAAAGCTCCTTGTTCAATTGATGCCACAAACCGATCATTCCGCTGCCTCCCTGACCGCATGCGGGCGGAAATCGTCGGGAAAATGTGTGAGCGCGCTCATGACCGGATAGGGGGTGAAGCCGCCCAATGCGCAAAGTGAGCCGAACTTCATAGTGTTGCAGAGGTCGGTGACAAGCTCGATCTGCTTCTCGGGTTCGATGCCCTTCGCCAGGCGATCGAGTGTCTCGACGCCCCGCGTCGAACCGATACGGCAGGGCGTGCATTTCGAGCAGCTTTCCAGCGCGCAGAACTCCATGGCGAAGCGCGCCTGCTTCAGCATGTCCGCCGTGTCGTCGAACACAACGATGCCCGCATGGCCGATCAGCCCGTCCTTGGCCGCAAACGCCTCATAGTCGAAGGGCGTGTCGAACAGCGCGCGCGGGAAATAGGCGCCGAGCGGGCCGCCCACCTGCACCGCCTTGACCGCACGCCCGGACGCCGTGCCGCCGCCGATCTCGTCCACGATCTCGCCGAGGGTCAGGCCGAACGCCGCCTCGAACAGGCCGCCGTGCTTGACGTTGCCTGCGATCTGCAACGGCATTGTGCCTCGCGAGCGACCAATGCCGAAATCCTTGTAGAACGCAGCGCCTTTGTCCAGAATAACGGGGACAGAGGCCAGCGAGATCACATTGTTGATGACCGTCGGCCTGCCGAACAAGCCTTTGTGTGCTGGCAGCGGCGGCTTGGCGCGCACCTGTCCGCGCTTTCCTTCGAGCGATTCAAGCAGGGACGTTTCCTCGCCACAGACATAGGCGCCCGCACCAACACGAACCTCCATATCGAAGGTTAAATCGCTGCCGAGCACATGCTGGCCAAGTACATGTTGCTGGCGTGCGACAAGCACCGCCTCGTTCATGACCTTGATTGCTTCCGGATATTCGGAACGGATGTAGATATACCCCTTGGTCGCCCCGACCGCGATGCCTGCAATGGCCATGCCTTCGATCAGGACGAACGGATCGCCTTCCATGATCATGCGATCCGCGAATGTGCCGGAATCGCCCTCGTCCGCGTTGCAAACGATGTACTTGCGGTCCGCCTGCGCATCGAGCACGGTTTTCCATTTGATGCCCGTCGGAAACCCCGCGCCGCCCCGCCCGCGCAAGCCGGAATCGGTCAATTCCTGCACGATCGCGGCCTGGGTCATGCCTATCGCCTTTCCCAGTCCGCGCAGGCCGCCATGCGCGCGGTAGTCGTCCAGCGACAATGGATCGAT
Protein-coding sequences here:
- a CDS encoding NADH-quinone oxidoreductase subunit NuoF → MSVTIYIPRDSAALALGADKVALAVEHEIAARGMDARIVRNGTRGMIWLEPMIEVETTSGRVAYGPVKAGDVPALFDAGLGLVAHSTHPLALGDPEKIPFFARQTRLTFARCGLIDPLSLDDYRAHGGLRGLGKAIGMTQAAIVQELTDSGLRGRGGAGFPTGIKWKTVLDAQADRKYIVCNADEGDSGTFADRMIMEGDPFVLIEGMAIAGIAVGATKGYIYIRSEYPEAIKVMNEAVLVARQQHVLGQHVLGSDLTFDMEVRVGAGAYVCGEETSLLESLEGKRGQVRAKPPLPAHKGLFGRPTVINNVISLASVPVILDKGAAFYKDFGIGRSRGTMPLQIAGNVKHGGLFEAAFGLTLGEIVDEIGGGTASGRAVKAVQVGGPLGAYFPRALFDTPFDYEAFAAKDGLIGHAGIVVFDDTADMLKQARFAMEFCALESCSKCTPCRIGSTRGVETLDRLAKGIEPEKQIELVTDLCNTMKFGSLCALGGFTPYPVMSALTHFPDDFRPHAVREAAE